The genomic window CACATTCAAAGAAGAAGATTATTGttctggatttgaatttcacGATAACAGCGGCTGTTGGAGGTACCTTATTCATTAGAGCAAGCAATTTGTCCGTCGTTGAAGGCAGTCCATAGTGAAGAAATGCCTGACATGCAAGAAAAGATTAAGCATATCTCAACGATACTAATTATGATTCAAACAGCAATATGCCCTTGATAAAATCTTGCTAGCAAAACTTACATGCATAATGCACGCATTATATGTGTTAATCCAGAATGCCAGCTTCTTTTTGTAAGTCAAGAGCCTTAAGTCCACTGTACGTAGCTTGTCCATCAAGTCCCTGAAAAGAAACAGAGGAGTTAGATTGACAACAACCATGCAACTGAGGAGAAGCGACTTGGTGACGCACCTTAATTTGTCAAGAGAAGGTATGCATTGGGGCATCTGGCTAAAGTTCAGCGAATTCCGAGTGAGCTGAACGTAGTTCTTGTAAGGGCCAATATCTCCTGGTAAGCAGTCGTAATTTGCTGCCACGCCGTAAGGGTCGGATAGTGGATATGAATCAAGCCAGAGAGGGATTGGTGGCTTTCCGTTGAAAGAAGACTTGGAAACGAAGCTCCTAGAGCTCATGCACGAAAGTGTTAGCTTGGAAATGGTGGCTGAAGATACAGAGTCTAGCTGTGAAGGTGTCTTGTTCAGTGTCCGGAAGATGCTGATCAGACACTTCACCAATTCTTCTGAGAGCTGGTTGGGCTTTTCACTAACGGGTTCTGTATCTTTCTGACTGCTCTTTTCTGGTTCCTCTTCATCTGCGGCAAAAAACAAGGAATTACACAATGTAGGACACTTTCTTGGAAGAATTTGTGCATCGATTATCAGGTTATGAATCTCTGGCTACCTTTTACGGTACAGTTTTGATCGCAGAACAGAGGATTGGTTTCAGAACATGAGCTCCACGaagttttcctttctctttgtgGGGAAGACGTTTCCAAGTCCCCAGGTGCACTTTGAGTCTGAAACATGCAGAAGTTCTCGTGGTGCCGGTGCCATCCGCGAGATTTTATCTCTTGCGTTTGTATCTTTTCCTCATATAGGCGCAATTTGAGCtcactaattttcttttcaagataAGATATCTCTTCCTCCACGATGGTGATTTCTGACAGAAGAAGCTGAACCTGAAGATTTAAAATGTTTGAACAAATTGAGTCGGTCAGTGAAGTAATTCAATTTGGGATAAGAAGACGAGCTTCATGCCTTGCGTGGAAGACATGGATAGAAGTAACAATGCGACGTCAGAGGTTTATGAAGGGCATATTGCAGAACCTTCTTCAACTTCTGTTGCTCCTTCAAGATTTTCTGCAACTCACCCACCTGAGATGGAGAAAGATTAAATCAGATGGTCTGGATAGACGGAACGGGAAGAAATGGAGCAAAATATCTTCCAGGAGCCGAGCAATTTATGAACTCATTCAATAGCAGAGGCAAACTTTTATTACTCCCACTAAATTCTTGAATCCACAAAACCCATTTGAGAAATCATTCTGGAAAACTTCAAAAGTTCTCTATCGGCGACCATTTGTACATGAAACTACTATTTCTGCAAATTCATGTGGAAGAATCCAGTCGAGAACTTAAAAATCTCTTTTCATGGCGAATTTAATTAACCACGAGAAAACTCAATTACAGAAGTACGTTTCCACAGTGAGACCACTAAACTCATCAAGCAAGAGCCATCTTCCTTACAGTTGACAGAAAAACATTCCCAGATAAACATTTTACGTAATGTTGAAGAACTTGCAGTACCTCCTGTTGCAACTCCATCCTCCTCTGCTCCATCTTACTGCTCTGCTTCAACAAGTCGACCAATTTCATGATAAACCCGACAGAAAGTGACTTAAATTTCAACAAAgaataaggagaaaaataacGGTGAGTACAGAAATTCCGGAAATCTGTTTCGCAGGAGGCCAAAAATGGGAAATCTTGAATTCCATATCACTGCCATTAAAACAGTAAAAAACAAAGATGGTTAAACTAGGAAAACCGTGGCGAattaaaaagatgaaaaagccTGGTGCAGCGGTGCTGAAGGGCTTGTACCTACACACACAGCGTGCTAAGTCCAGAACGAAATTCAACATAGCAAAATGGTCAAGACCCAAGCCCAAGTGGCCAACTACAAGTTAAATCCAGTTGGCAACGAGGGAGCGTCTGAGATCTTTTCAAGTCGGAAAGATATAGAGAGTTCAACGTCCACATACAATTTTTTAACGAAAATTCGTAGTCCGGTTAACCCCAACTTACTCGTCAAAGACAAATGAGTTCTTTAATCAGATTTTAATCAGAACTTGGGTGTAACCTTCTTCATGCGGGTCAGGTTGGATCAAACACGATTCTTTGGCACTACCAATCTGGAACaaagaatctaaaaaatacagattgaacaaaaatgtggccgtgattttcttcaatttggGAGTGGATCACATGCCTCCACCTACAACCTTTGGTCACCCTCATGACAAGAAAAGCATGACCACCTTCACTTCAAGTGGGTTGTATCAAGAAGGGAAGTGGGGAAAGCTGCATCTGGTTGGGGGATAAAtgctccctttctttttcctacCAAAGTAAACCGCAcagtaaaacagtaaaaatttagggttccttttctcttctttttttttcaccagAGTGCAAGAATCTCAGTGTCTGACAAGGTTGGTGATGGCGGGGATATAGAAGAGTACAGTCAGATCTCGAATGgtgacaagaaaaaaatgggcATGATTTCATGGGATGGGCTAGTTTGGATTTTGACTTAAGAAATGAATAAACTATTGTTATCGgttgtttttctttccatttttggaGAAACAGACAGGCTCTCCTCAAGTGGGAAAAATGAATGCTTGGAGACTTTGGTTTGGACTCAAAGCTTAGTCAAGGTTTAGGTAAAGGTGTGCCCATCTTTTCATGGGCTTGTTTGGACTCATGTCCTTTTCCAATGGTCGTCACGTAATGTAAATGTACTTTTTCttagaaaagagaatataaGGGCACATATTAAGGCGTTCAAAATGTGTAGTtatcaataaaataaagttttttgaacttaaacataAATAGTAATTATCTCAAAAGCTACAACAATTGCATGTCCTTGTGGCATAAATTGGAAGTGTTTGAGGTGTGGCATAAATTGGAAGTGTTTGAGGTGTCTACGAAGGACTCAAGGGATTTGGCGTAGTTGGTTGGACTAGTGACCAAGGGCGTAGACATGTGTGGGCATGGTGCGGGCGATTGCTCATGCATGCTCacaaaaagttttattttcatAACGAAATTTCATAacagtttttctcatttacaattttaaaattatatagcTGGTGCCCgcttaaccaaaattttttggctctgcccttgcCAGTTGACTATTACAAAGCGAGCCAACCATTGAGCAAGCTAATGTAGCTACAAACCCTGGagacaaggaaaaaggaaaggagagcGAGCCCGGATTGAACCGATGAGCACACCAAGCTCTAGCTTGGTTCAAGTTCATAATGCACATGCACCATTAAGgcacacacatgcatatgtgTAATATACTCGAGTTCAACCGGAGGCAAAGTAGGTAAGTTCAGAACGACTCAATTGCATAACTATCCTAACTGAATCAGAAAAAGGCAAAAGTGCAGGCGCTTTATTCACATGaattgcatttattttttctgcaaCTTATTTATGGAAAAGAGGTGCATCGGACcacgcatttttttcattagagCAAGAACGTTACTGCAAACAGAACTGCATTTGCATTTTGTAATTAAATGGACAAGCTTTTTTTTGTGAAACTAATCCCACGGTCTTCTAAAAAAGATGTAATGCCAAGAACATGCAGACGTCTAAATCAGGCAAACAAGCCTACGTTTTAATTGATAGGAATTCTACATGCTGTAAGCCTGATGATTTTTTGTCATTAGAAAGCAGGAATTCTATACTTAAAAAGGGGCCGTTTGGCAGAACATCTTGTACCTTAGCAACGCCTTGACTGATGTGAGATACTTTTGTTGACGGATCCACAAGAAAATTGATAGTTCATCAAACAAAGGATCTTAAGttcatgttttctaaaatccCGAGGATTTTAAATCAAGGACAATCAAACGCCGCTTTGTGTGGGTttgtgtaggcagttgcccacacaagcccacatgAACCTCCACCACTGGCTGCCATCTGCATCTATGAAATGTACTCAAGTATAGTTTTACTACTAATCTCAAGAAGGAATTAGGAATACACCTTAAGCCAATACTGTAAACTCGGATTTTGGAAGGTGAATCAAACACTCTTCAGTCGGAACCTGAAGAGGCCGCTCTGGTCTTGACGTTCTGCGTTTCTCTGATTCGCGTACAATTTCCTTCCtatttagatccagatccaatccGACCTGTTTGGATCCTACTATCGGGGATAAAGACGTCCAGGCATATTGAGGAGCCTGTTTGTGATTGAGATGGTTCAGTTTGGTCTCCCTCCATGTCCCCTATCATGTGTTTATTCTTAAATAAGTAACCAGATAAGAACTTGGACATGTTCTTGTGTCTTTTAGCCAATGTTGCATACTCCAAGAGCCAAGTTATATTTGTATTGTAGTGAAGAGGTCTCTTCGAAAATCCACCTTCATGATGCCTATGTCCTTGAACTGGTCTGCAATCAGGTCGGATGTGGATCAGTCTGCATCCAGATCCAGAATACTATTATTAAGTCTCAATGGTATGTGTTTCTGAAACTATCCAGTTCACGGAGATCGGATCCAAACCTAACAGCTTTTGTGCTATTAAAAGGTGTATTAGGAAGTAGCCGAGAAGAGATGGGGTCTGACAAAAGGTCGCAAGAGGCATTCAGCTCGAAAAATCGGATCCAGATCAAAGCCTAATCCATTTTGAAGCATGGATTAAGCCTTGGAATTAAATCTAATTTTGCAAAGCCCACATCCGATTCGAGGAGTAACACAGTTCCTTTCTCATGATCCGAATGTGAAAATAATGGGTCCATAGTCCATTCGAGATGTGATATTTGATTAGAACAGATCCATTTGCATCTCCTGTTGCAAGACTACTGTAGTAAGTAAGAGGAACAATGCGGGCCAGGAAGATTGCTCACTAATTTGAAGGATGATTGGTAAAAATGGAACCGAATTTGCAGATTACTTACTTTCAACTAAATTTCATGAAATCGTTCAACAATACAGAGAGAAACATAACTTGCAGACAGAGGCATAGGTGCCAAACTCTTGGGGTCTCAATCAATCTATGAACATAGCTTGAATACCACAAAGGTACTTAAATTTGCGTGTTTATTAACTTCAACATCATCAATCCCTAAAACTCTCTTCCCATCCTCCCAAATCTTCATCTTGGTCCGCATAACCATTCCCTGTCTCTGTCTGTTCTTCCTGTAATCCCAACAGGATGAAAATTAAAGGAAACAACTAAAAGTAATGACAGTCAATAGGTAATAGCTGTtcttcacacttattattcaaatcttgaaatttaaaacatgctCAGTGTGGCAGTGTCGATTGTCATTCAAGTATTGAAGCTTTAAAATTTTGTGCTGAGTTGATCTCTCATTAGAATCTCAAATCGTTGGTTATAGCGCAAGTTGGTACCAAGAAGTTCGAGAGATTTCACTGTTAACTCTTTAGTGATGAATCTCAAATCTCATTAGAATCTCAATTCTTTAGTGATCAATTCCATCAATTGGTAATCAAAGACCAAAAGTTTGATGGAACTCTTTACCGATGAATTCCAATTCACAACTTAAAAAATAGATATTTGAGATGCATTTCCTTGCAGAGATTCACTTTGAGGTATTTCACAATAGTTCCACCAAGATTTGGTGCCTATTGAAAGTCTAGGAATGACCTTTTATCCCtaattctcaaaaaaaaaaatctgatgaACTTATCAGTTTAGGTAACAAGTTCCTGAACAAATGCCAAAAGGAGGACTTTCTCAGGTTAAAAACTCACTTATATTGTATAAATTGTTCTTTCTGGGGGTTGGAACTTAGATCAATGTTGGGAACCTCAAACACCTTATCCGAGTGATAATCTTCTTAACTTGAGTCCATATTTGAGAGTCCTTAATCAGTTTTGAGATTAGGAGCAAAAGATTGGCTAATTAGTTGCCTATCGTTCTATAATTGTACAATTGGAGACACATACTTATGCATCATAtgatcaatagaaaaaaaaaatgaaagaagaataaAAGCTTTCGAAGTTTCGCCGACGAAATCATCATTGGAGAACGTATCCTTGTCTTAAATCCTTAGCACGAACTTGAACTGTTCATCTACACACGGAAGTTGCACAGGGAAACTGATTTTCTCGTTCCACACAGGGTTGCTTCCTTGATcttttgtcataaaaaaaaatcaaacaaataggAGGAAAATTACATTTAACCTCATATAACATTTGCGAATAcattgcaaaagaagaaaaaagaagagaagaggaaaatgtTGAATGTAAATATTTACtatcaatttcaagatttaaatACAATACcataaggagagagagacctttggCGATACTGCTCTTGCGTTCATAGTTCGTGCGTTAAATCACGACGTATGGATCCATCTTCCCTGATTAACCAATTAATTAATCATTTAATATCCAAATCTACAAATCAGAAacccaagaaagaaaagaacaagaaaagaaaatccaaatacaaagaaaagagaaagaatccCATCATCCACAAAAAGAAGGGTCAGATAAAAGTTCACATGTAGTGAATATGAAACGGGAAAAGTTGAAATTAgattgtcttcttcttcatttcttgtgaTGCAGTAAAAGATGCACGTGATGTCCCCCGTCCCCCTTATGTGAGATAGAGAGATACACACCATGAATAAGACATAAAAGGAAATGAtgtctcctcttcttcttctttgactCTGGTTTCTGGGCGTGATGAATCAAGTGAAGAACGTATACATTTATTTATATACGTccttctatatatatgtatgtatattctCTTCCTCGATTCTACAGTCAATAAGAAGAGGAAAGTGGCCGGATTGCGGCCGTCCAGTCAAGATGaccattttttgttcttctcagCGTATGAATCTCAAGATTGTCCACGTTCCATGGTTTGTGGAATCATAAATAAGATAAGATCCAATAACATTCAGATCAGAAACAGAGTCGCCTCACAACCAGAGATCTTCTCGATACAATTTTTTTCTCGGTAAGCTACTAGTCTTGGCAGTTCCTATAAACCAGTCTCACAATTGAGATCCTAAATTCGTATTTGAGATACTTGGATAAGACGTAGCAAAATCATCTTACCAGGAAGAACCGGTA from Nymphaea colorata isolate Beijing-Zhang1983 chromosome 6, ASM883128v2, whole genome shotgun sequence includes these protein-coding regions:
- the LOC116256328 gene encoding uncharacterized protein LOC116256328 isoform X2, which gives rise to MKLVDLLKQSSKMEQRRMELQQEVGELQKILKEQQKLKKVQLLLSEITIVEEEISYLEKKISELKLRLYEEKIQTQEIKSRGWHRHHENFCMFQTQSAPGDLETSSPQRERKTSWSSCSETNPLFCDQNCTVKDEEEPEKSSQKDTEPVSEKPNQLSEELVKCLISIFRTLNKTPSQLDSVSSATISKLTLSCMSSRSFVSKSSFNGKPPIPLWLDSYPLSDPYGVAANYDCLPGDIGPYKNYVQLTRNSLNFSQMPQCIPSLDKLRDLMDKLRTVDLRLLTYKKKLAFWINTYNACIMHAFLHYGLPSTTDKLLALMNKAALNVGGIVLNALAIEHFILRHPSDYKNGLMDEKEVLLRRAYGLGYPEPNVTFALCRGSCSSPAIRVYTAENVMNELENAKTEFLQASIGVTIKKRIVLPKLLYWYMRDFADDLESLLEWIYSQLPRTTSLRKSIMDCLKGERKWPIQKMVELQPYVSDFRYILALS
- the LOC116256328 gene encoding uncharacterized protein LOC116256328 isoform X1, with the translated sequence MKLVDLLKQSSKMEQRRMELQQEVGELQKILKEQQKLKKVLQYALHKPLTSHCYFYPCLPRKVQLLLSEITIVEEEISYLEKKISELKLRLYEEKIQTQEIKSRGWHRHHENFCMFQTQSAPGDLETSSPQRERKTSWSSCSETNPLFCDQNCTVKDEEEPEKSSQKDTEPVSEKPNQLSEELVKCLISIFRTLNKTPSQLDSVSSATISKLTLSCMSSRSFVSKSSFNGKPPIPLWLDSYPLSDPYGVAANYDCLPGDIGPYKNYVQLTRNSLNFSQMPQCIPSLDKLRDLMDKLRTVDLRLLTYKKKLAFWINTYNACIMHAFLHYGLPSTTDKLLALMNKAALNVGGIVLNALAIEHFILRHPSDYKNGLMDEKEVLLRRAYGLGYPEPNVTFALCRGSCSSPAIRVYTAENVMNELENAKTEFLQASIGVTIKKRIVLPKLLYWYMRDFADDLESLLEWIYSQLPRTTSLRKSIMDCLKGERKWPIQKMVELQPYVSDFRYILALS
- the LOC116256328 gene encoding uncharacterized protein LOC116256328 isoform X3 is translated as MKLVDLLKQSSKMEQRRMELQQEVGELQKILKEQQKLKKVLQYALHKPLTSHCYFYPCLPRKVQLLLSEITIVEEEISYLEKKISELKLRLYEEKIQTQEIKSRGWHRHHENFCMFQTQSAPGDLETSSPQRERKTSWSSCSETNPLFCDQNCTVKDEEEPEKSSQKDTEPVSEKPNQLSEELVKCLISIFRTLNKTPSQLDSVSSATISKLTLSCMSSRSFVSKSSFNGKPPIPLWLDSYPLSDPYGVAANYDCLPGDIGPYKNYVQLTRNSLNFSQMPQCIPSLDKLRDLMDKLRTVDLRLLTYKKKLAFWINTYNACIMHAFLHYGLPSTTDKLLALMNKIRVYTAENVMNELENAKTEFLQASIGVTIKKRIVLPKLLYWYMRDFADDLESLLEWIYSQLPRTTSLRKSIMDCLKGERKWPIQKMVELQPYVSDFRYILALS